CGGGCATCGACGAGGGTTTGGTCCTCTCCACCTGCAACCGGGTGGAGATCCTGGTGGCCTCCGCCAACGGCGCGGCGGATTTGCGCGGCTTCCTGCGGGAATATTTCGCCACCGACATTACGCCCTACGAGTCCCATCTGTACGAACACCGCGAGAAGGAAGCGGTGCGGCATCTGTTCCGGGTGGCCTCGAGCCTGGATTCCATGGTGGTGGGCGAGCCACAGATCCTGGGGCAGGTGAAGGAGGCTTACGCCACGGCGCGCGCGGTGGGCGCGGTGCGCTCGCATCTGGACGCGCTCCTCACCCGCGCCTTCGCCGTGGCCAAGCGCGTGCGCACGGAGACGACGGTGGGCAGCTCGGCGGTGTCCGTGGCTTCGGCAGCCGTGGACCTGGCCAAGAAGATTTTCGGGACGCTCGAAGGGAAGACCGTTTACCTGGTGGGCGCGGGCAAGATGAGCGAGCTGGCGGCGCGCCACCTGATGGCGCAGGGCGCGAGCTCCATCTTCGTCGCGAATCGCACGCACGAGCGCGCGGTGGCGCTGGCCGACCGCTTCGGCGGCCAAGCCATCCTCTTCGAGCAGCTCTACGACACCTGCGACCGCGCCGACATCGTCCTCACCTCCACCGGCGCGCCCCACGCGCTGTTCCGGCGGGAGCATGGCGAGCTCTTCCTCCAGCGCCGCAAGAACCGCCCCATGTTCTTCATCGACATCGCGGTGCCCCGCGATGTGGACCCGGAGATGAACAAGTTGGATGGCATCTTCGTGTACGACATTGACGACCTGCAAGCCGTCGTGGCCGGACACGTGGCCGACCGGCGCCGCGAGGCGGAGCGCGCCGAAACCATCGTGACGCAGGAAGTGGAGCGCTTCCTGGCGCGCCTGGAGGCGCAGAGCGTCGTTCCGACCATCGTCTCGCTGCAGGGGCAGCTCGAGACCATTCGCCAGGCGGAGATCGAACGCGTGCGCGGACGCCTGGGCCGGCTCACCCCGGAGCAGGAGCAGGCCGTCGAAGCGCTCTCCCACGGCATCGTCAACAAGATCCTGCACACTCCCATCACAACGCTGAAGACCACGGCGGGACAGCCGGAAGGCACCACCGTCATCGAGGTCATCCGCCGGCTGTTCAACTTGGGCGACGACAAGAAGGCGGGTTCCTGACCGCCCATGGCGCTGCTACGCATCGGCACTCGCGGCTCGCAACTGGCGCTGTGGCAGGCCAACTACGTCGCCGAGCTCCTGCGCGAACGCGGGCACGCGGTGGAGATCGAAGTCATCCAAACCACCGGCGACCGCGTAGCCGAAGTCGCGCTCTCCAAAGTCGGCACCAAGGGAATGTTCACCAAGGAGATCGAGGAGGGGCTATCCGCGGGGCGCGTCCACCTGGCCGTGCACAGCCTGAAGGACCTTCCCGCCGACCTGCCCGCCGGCTTCGAGCTGGCGGCCGTGATGAAGCGCGACGACGTCAGCGACGTGCTGGTGTCGAACCGCTACAGCTCTCTGCGGGCGCTTCCGGCAGGTTCCCGCGTGGGGACCAGCAGCCTGCGGCGCGAGGCGCAACTGCGAGGGCTGCGTCCCGGCTTGAACATCCTTCCTATCCGCGGCAACGTGGACACACGCTTGCACAAGGTGGAGGCGGGGGCGTTTGACGCCATCGTGCTCGCCGCCGCCGGCCTGAAGCGGCTGGGCCTCGAGAAATGGATCCGGGAATACTTCTCGGTGCAGGACATGTGTCCGGCGCCGGGCCAGGGCGCGCTGGCCATCGAGGTTCGCACCGGGGACGCGCACACGCGCGCGGCGGTCACGTTTCTCGATGACCGCACGACGCGCACTACCACCTCCTGCGAGCGGGTCCTGTTGCGCGCCCTGGGCGGCGGGTGCCAGGTCCCCATCGGCGCCTTCTGCATGGGGACGCCGAACGATCTGCGTTTGATCAGTGTTGTGGCCCGGCCCGACGGCTCCCAGGTCCTGCGGGAATCGCAGGCGGGAAGCGATCCCGCCGAGCTGGGCCGTAGGGTGGCCAACGCCCTGTTGCACAAGGGCGCGGGCGAGATTCTGCAGGAAGTGTATGCAGCGTCGCCGGCGCCGCCAGAGCAGCCATGAAGGCCCCTGGGAAGAAAGAAAGGAAAGCAAAGAAAGAGAAGAAGAAGCCGCTCGCCGGGCAGCGAGTCCTGGTCACCCGAGCGCGCCATCAGGCGGAAGCGCTGGCAGCGCGACTGCGCCGCTTGGGCGCGAGCGTCGTGGCCGTCCCCAGCATCGAGATCCGCCCGCCGCGCTCCTACCAGCCGCTCGACCGCGCGTTGCGCCGCATTGACCGCTACGACTGGCTCATCCTCACCAGCGTCAACGGTGTTCGCCCCTTCTTTTCGCGCATGGGGAAACTGCGGCTATCGCGGCGATACCTTAGGCATCTGCATGTGGCCGCCATTGGCCCGGCAACGAAGGCGGAGGTCGAACGTCGCGGCCTGAACGTTCACGCCATGCCCGCGGAGTACGTCGCCGAGGCGGTAGTTCGCTTGCTTCGCAGCCGCGTGAAAGGGAAGCGAGTGCTGCTGGTGCGGGCCAAAGTGGCGCGCGACGTCCTGCCGAAAGCACTGCGCCGCGCCGGTGCGAAAGTCGAAGTGGTCGAAGCCTACCAGACCGTCGCCCCGCCCAGGTCGCGCCGGCGGCTGCAAGAAGTGCTCCGCGACCGCCGCCCGCACTGGGTGACGTTCACCAGCTCCTCGACGGCGCGCAACTTCGCCCTTCTGGTGGGCGCGGCCCGGTTGCGCGCTGCGCTCAAGGGGATTCGTGTCGCCTCCATTGGGCCCGTTACTTCCAAGACTCTGCGCGAGCTGGGGCTGCGCGTGAACGTTCAGGCGCGGAGGTACACCATCCCCGGGCTGGTGCAGGCGCTGTTCTCGGCGGAGAAGGTAGGCCAGCGCAAGCGAAGGCCGGGCTAGCGAGCCGCTTTGTGGACTTCGACCGTCGTCCAGGTCTTGTCGGCGGCGTGGCAGAGGGTTTCGACCGGACAGTCGGCGCACTTGGGATTCCGGGCGACGCACAGCTTGCGCCCGTGCCAGATGATCTGGTGGGAGAACTCGATCCATTTCTCCTGCGGGATCACGCGCATCAGGTCCTGTTCGATCTTCTGCGGGTCTTCCTCCCGGGTCAGCTCCAGGCGCCGCGAGATGCGCTGGACGTGCGTGTCCACCACCACCCCCGTTGCCTTCTTGAACCATGTCCCCAGCACGACGTTCGCGGTCTTGCGCGCCACGCCGGGCAGCGTCAGGAGCGGCTCCATCTCGTCGGGGACCTTCCCGCCGAACTCGCGGACGACTTTCTGCGCCGCGCCCACGATGGACTTCGACTTGTTGCGGAAAAACCCGGTGGAGCGGATGTCGGGCTCGAGCTCCTCCGGCTTGAGCGCGGCGAAGTGCGCGGCGGTAGGGTACTTCTCAAAGAGCCCAGGGGTGACCATGTTCACGCGTACGTCGGTGCACTGGGCGGAGAGGATGGTCGCCACCAGCAGATTCCAGGCGGTCTTGTGTTGGAGGGCGCAGGTCACGTTGGGATAGAGCTCATCGAGTCGCCTCAGGATCTCGCGCACGCGCTCCGGCGCAACCGGTTTGTAGCCGGCCGCGGGCTTGCCCCCCCCGCGCTTGGCCGACTTGGGCTTGGCGCTCGGACGGACGTCCTGCTTCGTCCTGGCGGGCGTTACGGTGGGGCGGCTGTGCGTCTTGCGCGCGCCTTCCTGGCGTCCGGTCTTCGCGGGTTGTCTGGGAACGACTCCTCGGACCATGGGAACGCGAGATTACAATAGAGCGTGCACCCGCTACAATTAACGATTCCGTGGGGAGACGAATGCCGACCAGCAAGACAGCGGTGAAGGCGACGCAGGAAAAGTTGCCCGCGCTGCCCCTGACCATCGAGGGCTCGAGCGTGCTGCATCAGATGATGCGCGTGCGCTGGGCCGCCTGGCGCAAGCTGTCCTTCGCGCAGAAGCAGCACGTGGCGAAGGAGGCCGCGGCGGCGCTCGGCCCCATGGAGCAGGCGGGGGAGAGCGCCCTCTATTCCATGCTGGGACACAAGGGCGACCTGATGTTCCTCCACTTCCGCGACACCTTTGACGCGCTCAACGCCACCGAGCTGCGCTTGCAGAACCTGGAACTCTTTGACTACCTGGAGCCCGCGACCTCGTTTCTGTCGGTCATCGAACTGGGCCTGTACGACTCCACGGTGAAGTTGTACAAGTCGCTGGTGGAGCGTGGCGTGGAGCCGCACTCGGCGGAGTGGCACAAGGAAGCGGAAGAGCTGATGCGGCGGCAGGAGCAGGCGATGGCCTCGCGACTGCGTCCCAAGATCCCGGAGGCGCCCTACATCAACTTCTATCCCATGGACCGCAAGCGCGGCGAGGACAAGAACTGGTACAGGCTGCCCATCGAGGAGCGCCAGCGGCAGATGGAGGAGCACGGCCTGGTGGGCCGGCGTTACGCCGGCAAGGTACAGCAGATCATCACCGGCTCCATCGGCTTCGACGACTGGGAGTGGGGCGTGGACCTGTTCGCCCAGGACCCGCTGGTCTTCAAGCGCCTGATCTACGAGATGCGCTTCGACGAGGTCAGCGCGGTGTACGCGCTGTTCGGGCCGTTTTACATCGGCATCCGCTGCCCCGTGGCCCAGGTGGGAGAGTTGCTGAGCAGGGAATTCGCGCAGAAACCATAGCCGCGGCCGGCGATTGACGCCGGAGCCGCGGGCGGCTACTCTGAATCGCTATGTCCGTAAAAGCCATCCAACTCGGCCAAGTCTGGCGCAACGATCAGGACGGCAAGGATTACCTGGTCACCAAGCTCTACAGCGAGGTCTTCAGCCAGTACGTCATGCTGCGCCATGCGGGCGCGGACGCGGCCAGCGGCGATACCACCCGCGTCAAGGTGGACAAGAGCTCGGAGGGCGCCAAGCTGCCTGGATACACCTTCACCCAGGAATCGCAGGAATTCTAGGGCCGGGCGATCGCCCGTCCACACAGGGAGACTCGCGGAATGACCCAGCCGTTCAAGTGCCCGAAGTGCGGAGCTCACGACTCCGCGGTGGTGCTCACCGGATGCAACATCAAGGGAGCCACCGTGGAGGAGCGCTACATGTGGGACGACGAGGTCCACGAATACATCTTCGGGGGCTCCCTGGTGGTGGAGCGCGAATCGGTGGAGAACCAGGCGGGCCACGCCGTTTGTTCGGATTGCGAGGCCGACGTCACCGAGGCCGTCACCGCCTACGAGCAGTCGCAGCCCGGCTCGGGCAACGGCGAAGCCCAGGCATGAGCTGTTCCTTCCATCCCTGATGATCGCCCAAATCATCGAGCTGCTCTCGGCGTTCGTCATCTACGTGATCTCCGCCGGCGGCTACGCCGGCATCGTGCTGCTGATGGCCATCGAGTCGGCCTGCATCCCCCTGCCCTCGGAAGTCATCATGCCGTTCTCTGGATACCTGGTGTTCACCGGCCGCTTCGACCTGCTGTGGGTGGCCACCGCCGGAGCCATCGGATGCAACCTCGGGTCCGTGGCAGCCTACGAAGTCGGCGCCTTCGGTGGCCGGCGGCTGGTGGAGAAGTATGGCTTCTACATTTTCATGACCGACGTCGAGCTGGCCTGGGCCGACCGCTTCTTCGCCCGCTACGGCAACGCTGCCGTCTTCGTGGCGCGCCTGCTGCCCGTCGTCCGCACCTTCATCGCCTTGCCCGCCGGCATCGCCCACATGCCCCGAGCGCGCTTCCACCTGTACACCTTCCTCGGCTCCTGGCCCTGGTGCTATGGCCTGGCTTACCTGGGAATGAAGGCGGGAGAACACTGGGACTACCTGGGGAAGTACTTCCACCGCTTCGACGCGGTCATCGGCGCGGTGATCGCCATCGTCGTCGTCTGGTTCGTGTGGACACACTGGAAGCACCGGCTGCGGCCGGCGTAGCTAGCCGATCCGCATCGCGCGCTCGATCAACCGCTCGTAAGTCTTCCAGGGCAGGATGGCGCGCAACCAGAACTGCAGGTGGGCGTCAG
This Terriglobales bacterium DNA region includes the following protein-coding sequences:
- the hemA gene encoding glutamyl-tRNA reductase; this translates as MTFLLLGVNHKTAPVEVRERLAIPESRLAEATRRLAQHPGIDEGLVLSTCNRVEILVASANGAADLRGFLREYFATDITPYESHLYEHREKEAVRHLFRVASSLDSMVVGEPQILGQVKEAYATARAVGAVRSHLDALLTRAFAVAKRVRTETTVGSSAVSVASAAVDLAKKIFGTLEGKTVYLVGAGKMSELAARHLMAQGASSIFVANRTHERAVALADRFGGQAILFEQLYDTCDRADIVLTSTGAPHALFRREHGELFLQRRKNRPMFFIDIAVPRDVDPEMNKLDGIFVYDIDDLQAVVAGHVADRRREAERAETIVTQEVERFLARLEAQSVVPTIVSLQGQLETIRQAEIERVRGRLGRLTPEQEQAVEALSHGIVNKILHTPITTLKTTAGQPEGTTVIEVIRRLFNLGDDKKAGS
- the hemC gene encoding hydroxymethylbilane synthase; amino-acid sequence: MALLRIGTRGSQLALWQANYVAELLRERGHAVEIEVIQTTGDRVAEVALSKVGTKGMFTKEIEEGLSAGRVHLAVHSLKDLPADLPAGFELAAVMKRDDVSDVLVSNRYSSLRALPAGSRVGTSSLRREAQLRGLRPGLNILPIRGNVDTRLHKVEAGAFDAIVLAAAGLKRLGLEKWIREYFSVQDMCPAPGQGALAIEVRTGDAHTRAAVTFLDDRTTRTTTSCERVLLRALGGGCQVPIGAFCMGTPNDLRLISVVARPDGSQVLRESQAGSDPAELGRRVANALLHKGAGEILQEVYAASPAPPEQP
- a CDS encoding uroporphyrinogen-III synthase; the protein is MKAPGKKERKAKKEKKKPLAGQRVLVTRARHQAEALAARLRRLGASVVAVPSIEIRPPRSYQPLDRALRRIDRYDWLILTSVNGVRPFFSRMGKLRLSRRYLRHLHVAAIGPATKAEVERRGLNVHAMPAEYVAEAVVRLLRSRVKGKRVLLVRAKVARDVLPKALRRAGAKVEVVEAYQTVAPPRSRRRLQEVLRDRRPHWVTFTSSSTARNFALLVGAARLRAALKGIRVASIGPVTSKTLRELGLRVNVQARRYTIPGLVQALFSAEKVGQRKRRPG
- the nth gene encoding endonuclease III, whose amino-acid sequence is MVRGVVPRQPAKTGRQEGARKTHSRPTVTPARTKQDVRPSAKPKSAKRGGGKPAAGYKPVAPERVREILRRLDELYPNVTCALQHKTAWNLLVATILSAQCTDVRVNMVTPGLFEKYPTAAHFAALKPEELEPDIRSTGFFRNKSKSIVGAAQKVVREFGGKVPDEMEPLLTLPGVARKTANVVLGTWFKKATGVVVDTHVQRISRRLELTREEDPQKIEQDLMRVIPQEKWIEFSHQIIWHGRKLCVARNPKCADCPVETLCHAADKTWTTVEVHKAAR
- the hemQ gene encoding hydrogen peroxide-dependent heme synthase, with amino-acid sequence MPTSKTAVKATQEKLPALPLTIEGSSVLHQMMRVRWAAWRKLSFAQKQHVAKEAAAALGPMEQAGESALYSMLGHKGDLMFLHFRDTFDALNATELRLQNLELFDYLEPATSFLSVIELGLYDSTVKLYKSLVERGVEPHSAEWHKEAEELMRRQEQAMASRLRPKIPEAPYINFYPMDRKRGEDKNWYRLPIEERQRQMEEHGLVGRRYAGKVQQIITGSIGFDDWEWGVDLFAQDPLVFKRLIYEMRFDEVSAVYALFGPFYIGIRCPVAQVGELLSREFAQKP
- a CDS encoding DedA family protein, producing the protein MIAQIIELLSAFVIYVISAGGYAGIVLLMAIESACIPLPSEVIMPFSGYLVFTGRFDLLWVATAGAIGCNLGSVAAYEVGAFGGRRLVEKYGFYIFMTDVELAWADRFFARYGNAAVFVARLLPVVRTFIALPAGIAHMPRARFHLYTFLGSWPWCYGLAYLGMKAGEHWDYLGKYFHRFDAVIGAVIAIVVVWFVWTHWKHRLRPA